A single region of the Streptomyces sp. NBC_01262 genome encodes:
- a CDS encoding ABC transporter ATP-binding protein, which translates to MTDPVVQLAGCAKTYPGSPLVHALRPVDLTIRTGDYLAVVGPSGSGKSTLLNLLGLLDRPSAGTYRLSGVDVAGLRERERTALRGRRVGFVFQAFHLLPYRTALENVALARLYVTTAAGPRAEAAAEALRRVGLSHRLHALPTTMSGGERQRVAIARALVNSPDLLLCDEPTGNLDSATAHAVMDLLEQLNDSGVTVVVITHDPAVAARARRRVTILDGRLSESDSESELA; encoded by the coding sequence GTGACGGACCCCGTGGTGCAGCTGGCCGGGTGCGCCAAGACGTATCCGGGGTCGCCGCTGGTGCACGCGCTGCGGCCGGTGGACCTGACGATACGGACGGGCGACTACCTGGCGGTGGTGGGCCCGTCGGGTTCGGGCAAGTCCACGCTGCTGAATCTGCTGGGGCTGCTGGACCGGCCCAGCGCCGGCACATACCGGCTCTCGGGCGTGGACGTGGCCGGGCTGAGGGAACGCGAGCGGACCGCGTTGCGCGGCCGACGCGTCGGCTTCGTCTTCCAGGCGTTCCATCTGCTGCCGTACCGCACCGCCCTGGAGAACGTGGCCCTCGCCCGGCTCTACGTCACCACCGCCGCCGGCCCGCGCGCCGAGGCCGCCGCCGAGGCGCTGCGCCGGGTCGGTCTGAGCCACCGGCTGCACGCCCTGCCGACCACCATGTCCGGCGGCGAACGCCAGCGGGTGGCCATCGCCCGGGCCCTGGTCAACTCGCCCGACCTGCTGCTGTGCGACGAGCCGACGGGCAACCTCGACTCCGCCACCGCCCACGCGGTCATGGACCTTCTGGAGCAGCTCAACGACTCCGGGGTCACCGTCGTGGTCATCACTCACGATCCGGCCGTGGCGGCCCGTGCCCGTCGCCGCGTCACCATCCTCGACGGACGGCTGTCCGAAAGCGATAGCGAAAGCGAGCTCGCGTGA
- a CDS encoding ABC transporter permease, with amino-acid sequence MRATRLTLRDLFAEALAGLVQRPGRSVLTMLGTVLGVGAFVAVLGLTSTATGQIGKSFSLLQDTTVTVDDLGGASTGDGTGTGRARMDFPPDTDARLARLNGVADGGVWWTVPLRNPVISPRADVTVEPGNGSGGGDLALFAASPGALRAMQPTLATGRLYNDFHQRRGEHVCLLGSSAARLLGITRVDNRPAVFVNGTAYTVVGLLSDVQRLPQTLLGMVIPSSTALNTYGAPADSPAQAVIRTRPGAARLIARQAATALRPDRPELLKAVPPPDPHALRDQVSTDLSGLFLVLAAICLVVGAVGIANTTLVAVLERTGEIGLRRALGARPRHITAQFLTESTALGALGGLIGTSVGVAVVVATALARHWTAVLEPYAVLPAPLIGALVGFAAGLYPALRAARIEPLDALRR; translated from the coding sequence ATACGGGCGACCCGCCTCACCCTCCGGGACCTGTTCGCCGAGGCCCTGGCGGGGCTGGTGCAGCGGCCCGGCCGATCGGTGCTGACGATGCTCGGCACCGTGCTGGGTGTGGGCGCCTTCGTCGCCGTACTCGGGCTGACGTCCACCGCGACCGGGCAGATCGGCAAGTCGTTCAGCCTGCTCCAGGACACCACCGTCACCGTGGACGACCTCGGTGGCGCCTCCACGGGGGACGGGACCGGCACCGGCCGGGCACGCATGGACTTCCCCCCGGACACCGACGCCCGGCTCGCCCGGCTCAACGGCGTGGCCGACGGCGGGGTGTGGTGGACCGTACCGCTGCGCAACCCGGTGATCTCCCCGCGAGCCGATGTCACGGTCGAGCCCGGCAACGGCTCCGGCGGCGGCGACCTCGCGCTGTTCGCCGCCTCCCCCGGCGCGCTGCGCGCGATGCAGCCCACCCTGGCCACCGGCAGGCTCTACAACGACTTCCACCAGCGCCGTGGCGAGCACGTCTGCCTGCTCGGCAGCTCCGCGGCCCGGCTGCTCGGCATCACCCGCGTGGACAACCGGCCCGCCGTCTTCGTCAACGGCACCGCGTACACCGTCGTCGGGCTGCTCTCCGACGTCCAGCGACTCCCGCAGACGCTGCTCGGCATGGTGATCCCGTCCAGCACCGCCCTGAACACCTACGGGGCACCCGCCGACTCGCCGGCCCAAGCAGTCATCCGTACGCGGCCCGGCGCGGCGCGGCTCATCGCGCGACAGGCCGCGACCGCCCTGCGCCCCGACCGGCCCGAGCTGCTGAAGGCCGTCCCGCCACCGGATCCGCACGCACTGCGCGACCAGGTCAGCACCGACCTGTCCGGGCTCTTCCTGGTGCTCGCCGCGATCTGCCTGGTCGTCGGCGCCGTGGGGATCGCCAACACCACCCTGGTCGCGGTACTGGAACGTACCGGCGAGATCGGGCTGCGGCGGGCGCTCGGCGCCCGGCCACGGCACATCACCGCCCAGTTCCTCACCGAGTCAACAGCGCTGGGCGCGCTCGGCGGCCTCATCGGCACCAGCGTCGGCGTCGCGGTGGTCGTCGCGACCGCCCTCGCCCGGCACTGGACCGCCGTCCTGGAGCCGTACGCCGTGCTCCCGGCCCCCCTGATCGGCGCCCTCGTCGGCTTCGCCGCAGGCCTGTACCCGGCCCTGCGCGCGGCACGTATCGAGCCTCTCGACGCTCTGCGGCGCTGA
- a CDS encoding glycosyltransferase family 87 protein: MTSVREETVPPTAEDPVAKAGSEVIGGPLGRWAAIGRSGWWNPLRVIVIVAIGMFALGMVQKIPCYDSGWFYGANAQYAHACYSDIPHLYYGRGFADDLVPYFNHIPDAVSGGMGYLEYPVLTGLFMEVASWFTPHSGTIQHREQIYWMVNAGMLLVCTVVIAVCVARTNRRRPWDALLVAFAPAFALTSTINWDLFAVALTAAGMMLWSRSRPLAAGILIGLATAAKLYPVLLLGPLLILCLRAGRMRAWGLALGGAVGSWLVVNLPVIAFATDGWAKFYTFSQERGVDYGSVWLMLTQTFGFTITGPQANAYGTALMLLLCAGVGALALYAPQRPRFAQLAFLVIAVFILTNKVYSPQYVLWLVPLAALARPRWRDFLIWQACEVMYFLGIWLYLAFTTGGNNKGLPQDGYDLAIAVHLLGTIYLCAVVVRDIWFPDHDPARADGSDDPSGGVLDGTEDVFVLGRAAERPEAGSGSQAEWAAASNERG; encoded by the coding sequence ATGACGAGTGTGCGCGAAGAGACCGTGCCGCCGACGGCGGAGGATCCGGTCGCCAAGGCGGGGAGCGAGGTCATCGGGGGCCCGCTGGGCCGCTGGGCGGCCATCGGCAGGTCCGGGTGGTGGAACCCGCTGCGAGTGATCGTGATCGTGGCGATCGGGATGTTCGCGCTCGGCATGGTGCAGAAGATCCCCTGCTACGACAGCGGCTGGTTCTACGGCGCGAACGCGCAGTACGCGCACGCCTGCTACTCCGACATCCCGCACCTCTACTACGGGCGCGGCTTCGCCGACGACCTGGTGCCGTACTTCAACCACATCCCCGACGCCGTCAGCGGCGGCATGGGATACCTGGAGTACCCGGTCCTGACCGGCCTCTTCATGGAGGTCGCCTCCTGGTTCACCCCGCACAGCGGCACCATCCAGCACCGCGAGCAGATCTACTGGATGGTCAACGCGGGCATGCTGCTCGTCTGCACCGTCGTGATCGCCGTCTGCGTCGCCCGCACCAACCGCCGCCGCCCCTGGGACGCGCTGCTCGTCGCCTTCGCGCCCGCCTTCGCCCTCACCTCCACCATCAACTGGGACCTGTTCGCCGTCGCCCTCACCGCCGCCGGCATGATGCTCTGGTCCCGCAGCCGCCCGCTCGCCGCCGGCATCCTCATCGGCCTCGCCACCGCGGCCAAGCTCTACCCCGTGCTGCTGCTCGGCCCGCTGCTCATCCTCTGCCTGCGCGCGGGCCGCATGCGCGCATGGGGCCTTGCCCTCGGCGGCGCCGTCGGGTCCTGGCTCGTGGTCAACCTGCCGGTGATCGCCTTCGCGACGGACGGCTGGGCGAAGTTCTACACCTTCAGCCAGGAGCGCGGCGTCGACTACGGCTCCGTCTGGCTCATGCTCACCCAGACCTTCGGGTTCACCATCACCGGCCCGCAGGCGAACGCGTACGGGACCGCCCTGATGCTGCTCCTGTGCGCCGGCGTCGGCGCGCTCGCGCTCTACGCCCCCCAGCGGCCCCGCTTCGCCCAGCTCGCGTTTCTCGTCATCGCCGTCTTCATCCTCACCAACAAGGTCTACTCGCCGCAGTACGTGCTCTGGCTCGTCCCGCTGGCCGCCCTCGCCCGCCCCCGCTGGCGCGACTTCCTGATCTGGCAGGCCTGCGAGGTCATGTACTTCCTCGGCATCTGGCTCTACCTCGCCTTCACCACCGGCGGCAACAACAAGGGCCTCCCCCAGGACGGCTACGACCTCGCCATCGCCGTGCACCTGCTCGGGACGATCTACCTGTGCGCCGTCGTCGTACGCGACATCTGGTTCCCCGACCACGACCCGGCCCGCGCGGACGGCTCGGACGACCCCTCCGGGGGCGTGCTGGACGGCACGGAGGACGTCTTCGTGCTCGGGCGGGCCGCGGAGCGGCCGGAGGCCGGCAGCGGGTCGCAGGCGGAGTGGGCTGCGGCCTCGAACGAGCGGGGCTGA
- a CDS encoding restriction endonuclease: MSIEAALLESRTLRDSVAERTEALDRVKVLVLLPDDMHVTTAMVARYFVVGETVIRALVLDHRDEMAANGYRVLTGAELSCFKQRSGTQSRTRSLALFSRRAVLNVAMLLRDSEVARQVRTHLLDVEQKSRIQPVDNPPPPWDEDWLDGKIVQVTERTVHSILSRTVVPMLNALIETSNEQRRDLMELRQDVEQIKRTLYSAAPGTRRPELQSLMAPIDVMGWKEFEHYVAELCRRDGCTDVEVRGGRGDLGADILARLQDGRRLVVQCKRQASHRSVGSSEMQQFIGTARLEHKADVALFVVTCRFTKDAVGLAARHGVTIMSRELLAAWNAGTKLQALLQNGQR, translated from the coding sequence GTGAGCATTGAAGCCGCACTGCTGGAGTCGCGGACCCTTCGCGACAGCGTGGCGGAGCGCACGGAAGCGTTGGACCGCGTCAAGGTCCTGGTTCTGCTGCCCGACGACATGCATGTGACGACCGCGATGGTGGCCCGCTACTTCGTGGTGGGTGAGACCGTCATTCGCGCCCTTGTGCTGGATCACAGGGACGAGATGGCGGCCAACGGATACCGCGTTTTGACAGGTGCAGAACTGAGTTGCTTCAAGCAACGCAGTGGAACTCAGTCCCGCACCCGCTCACTCGCGCTCTTCTCCAGGCGTGCCGTGCTCAACGTCGCCATGCTTCTGCGGGACAGCGAAGTAGCACGTCAGGTGCGTACACACCTGCTTGACGTCGAGCAGAAGAGCCGCATCCAGCCTGTGGACAACCCACCCCCACCCTGGGATGAGGACTGGCTCGACGGCAAGATCGTCCAGGTCACCGAGCGGACCGTCCACTCGATCCTGAGCCGGACGGTCGTACCCATGCTCAACGCTCTGATCGAGACGTCCAACGAGCAGCGCCGCGATCTGATGGAGCTTCGTCAGGACGTCGAACAGATCAAGAGGACGCTGTACAGCGCGGCGCCCGGCACTCGGCGACCTGAATTGCAGAGCCTCATGGCACCGATCGACGTCATGGGCTGGAAGGAGTTCGAGCACTACGTGGCGGAACTGTGCCGCCGCGACGGCTGTACCGACGTGGAGGTGCGGGGCGGCCGGGGCGACCTGGGCGCGGACATCCTGGCGCGGCTGCAGGATGGACGACGACTTGTCGTGCAGTGCAAGCGACAGGCCAGCCATCGCAGCGTCGGCAGCTCCGAGATGCAGCAGTTCATCGGCACGGCCAGGCTTGAACACAAGGCCGATGTAGCGCTGTTCGTGGTGACCTGCCGGTTCACCAAGGACGCGGTGGGACTTGCGGCGCGGCACGGCGTCACGATCATGTCGCGTGAGCTGCTCGCGGCGTGGAACGCCGGGACGAAGCTGCAGGCGCTGCTGCAGAACGGGCAACGGTAG
- a CDS encoding DNA-binding response regulator, translating into MSVDPCVDEIDELDVRILLLMRDGFADAAIARKVTLGHRTIQRRISGMMDAFGVCGRFALGLKVAELGLLDLAEAMM; encoded by the coding sequence ATGAGTGTTGATCCGTGCGTAGATGAGATAGATGAGCTGGATGTCCGAATCCTCTTGCTCATGCGGGATGGATTTGCGGACGCAGCAATTGCCCGAAAGGTCACGCTCGGGCATCGGACTATCCAGCGGAGAATCTCCGGAATGATGGACGCGTTCGGTGTCTGCGGTCGTTTTGCGCTCGGCCTCAAAGTGGCAGAACTCGGACTCCTCGACCTGGCCGAGGCCATGATGTGA
- a CDS encoding golvesin C-terminal-like domain-containing protein — translation MKFRKRARAPIAAVAAAVLLPGLIQSGVAWSSTVAQATPDATQTSQARQAALARTKALAGHDTVAAARRDALLGKGWKRSGDRAWTTTGDADGFHLMVADKKNGYTWRTAATLSEPGFDADAWIGNACVTASGQRAVVVYAPRTFTNKPELMARGGFTAVVDLGSGKVTKLNLTASLSYYSPGCGTGETAVFTQSPGEDKTSTRLIKVNASTGKLAEPVEARGQLTSAVVAKNGTLVAAAGANVVRIDGRGRKSVVARTDGVPYRLMPDSAGGLVFLDKRASVTKVKRIAGITKKSRPAVLAQGPLTATGLTRSAGTVYVTGDTEAVAAKLPATVRRLARTAKDATLSTRGEAVLAGTAWADGKGSTLQPQDAVSARPVTFGLTTLSTGKRAAFTVDPAARQGAHAAQGRATSPRLSLGHGAAKSTAKSTVTALGVTAASSSSDPVEDERTCSVPRNDPKNQAMQPKPRQVEWAVDQAITGNLNSLISRPANWKNLGMPAYMPQSLFLNPPLDGGSRVPAQVMLGVATQESNMWQASRVAIPGVTSSPLIGNYYGIDLYDGDTSNDWDVDFAEADCGYGITQVTDHMRLAGREDGHGGAAWDYQKQRAAALDYTANIAAGLQILVDKWNTTRAAGLIANNGDPLKPENWFYALWAYNSGFHADLGDGSPWGVGWANNPANPEWDAGRLPFMENAIGGEDPSAAARPQNWPYEEKVLGFAAHPPAFIESPGVSVAAFRNASWNGTSAGVTVAGSALYNRAHVKPDENLFCDSSNSCDPSKISDSASNDTSTSGPCSAVEFECWWHKPVTWKTACSLTCGNELVRFDNTYAEQADGTAYPPNCTTSGLPSDARIIDDVSDDTPVVRPGCTNSFTNAGTLSFDFGNDGTESVYPSKVDLHQLGAGFGGHFYFGHTRVDDAKGRRLKVTGTWSFKNRIAGMTEVFVHVPSIGAQTSQAAYEIDTAYGTEVREIDQSGSTNRWVSLGSYRFREPPRIRLSTITRDGTGDQDIAFDAVAVAPTEPDAATLPDITLPAADPSAPDIDYTDGGTPMDISGASLQASAKSTTPTLKPSRKPKTTCGAVDPKTGTSLCVKVGGPLPSSATVPKRTALAATSLVPWCDTNPGKHINRFEGCLWETISVVLKKDEVPIGTSTWVARQQIKMYPNEAGFNQQIFIDPITMDASLESLTLNLTAQCVSSARCFTASPNWSGSNTWLVGDKHVSSVNWLNQWRQGTSSSDDLLLGWNLTFVSPAAPNPAVYEWSAPDAEVQCDQRASGTGFNSGCVFTRYTPTFTVNTAKYPTASAMYWLLMTKLPSHPGLRKGNIDEPLHRETDQVKRDANRDKVCPDPPKYVRDPQVPGSTCDEYPFASTKESGGASIGTGDECVQLTGPQKADGSWELKADSRYPIPTWSEVCGRGSINDDHNEGAGRDLGTFYNAQRVLENGAFYVDTPGFGGCTNVVCEIHF, via the coding sequence TTGAAATTCCGGAAAAGAGCGCGCGCCCCGATCGCCGCAGTCGCCGCGGCGGTCCTGCTCCCTGGCCTGATACAGAGCGGTGTGGCCTGGTCCAGCACCGTGGCCCAGGCCACACCGGATGCGACGCAGACGTCGCAGGCCCGGCAGGCCGCGCTCGCGCGGACGAAGGCACTCGCCGGACACGACACCGTGGCGGCCGCCCGGCGCGACGCCCTGCTCGGCAAGGGCTGGAAGCGGTCCGGTGACCGCGCCTGGACGACCACCGGTGACGCGGACGGTTTCCACCTCATGGTGGCGGACAAGAAGAACGGCTACACCTGGCGGACCGCCGCGACACTGTCCGAGCCCGGTTTCGACGCGGACGCGTGGATCGGCAACGCCTGTGTGACCGCGTCCGGGCAGCGCGCGGTGGTGGTCTACGCGCCGCGCACCTTCACCAACAAGCCGGAGCTGATGGCACGCGGCGGATTCACCGCCGTGGTCGACCTGGGCAGCGGCAAGGTCACCAAGCTGAACCTGACGGCGTCACTGTCCTACTACAGCCCCGGCTGCGGTACGGGGGAGACCGCGGTGTTCACCCAGTCTCCGGGCGAGGACAAGACCTCCACCCGGCTGATCAAGGTGAACGCCTCAACGGGCAAGCTCGCCGAGCCGGTTGAGGCCCGGGGCCAGCTCACCTCTGCGGTCGTCGCGAAGAACGGGACACTCGTCGCGGCGGCCGGTGCGAACGTCGTCAGGATCGACGGCCGGGGCCGCAAGTCCGTCGTGGCGCGGACCGACGGTGTGCCGTACCGGCTGATGCCCGACAGCGCCGGCGGCCTGGTCTTCCTGGACAAGCGGGCATCCGTCACCAAGGTCAAGCGGATCGCCGGGATCACGAAGAAGTCCCGCCCGGCGGTCCTGGCCCAGGGCCCGCTGACCGCCACCGGACTGACCCGCAGCGCCGGTACGGTCTACGTCACCGGTGACACCGAGGCCGTCGCGGCGAAGCTCCCGGCGACGGTACGCCGCCTGGCGAGGACCGCCAAGGACGCGACGCTCTCCACCCGGGGCGAGGCCGTGCTGGCCGGAACGGCCTGGGCGGACGGCAAGGGATCCACCCTCCAGCCGCAGGACGCGGTCTCCGCGCGGCCGGTCACGTTCGGCCTGACCACGCTGAGCACCGGCAAAAGGGCGGCCTTCACCGTCGACCCGGCCGCCCGGCAGGGCGCCCACGCCGCCCAGGGGCGCGCCACCTCGCCCAGGCTCTCCCTGGGCCACGGCGCCGCGAAGAGCACCGCGAAGAGCACGGTGACCGCCCTCGGCGTGACGGCGGCCAGTTCCTCGTCCGACCCGGTGGAGGACGAGCGCACCTGCTCCGTCCCCCGCAACGACCCCAAGAACCAGGCGATGCAGCCCAAGCCACGCCAGGTGGAGTGGGCGGTCGACCAGGCCATCACCGGCAACCTCAACAGCCTCATATCCCGCCCGGCGAACTGGAAGAACCTCGGCATGCCGGCGTACATGCCGCAGAGCCTGTTCCTCAACCCGCCGCTGGACGGCGGCAGCCGCGTCCCGGCACAGGTCATGCTCGGTGTCGCCACCCAGGAATCCAACATGTGGCAGGCATCCCGGGTCGCCATTCCCGGAGTCACCTCCAGCCCGCTGATCGGGAACTACTACGGCATCGACCTGTACGACGGCGACACCTCCAACGACTGGGACGTCGACTTCGCCGAGGCGGACTGCGGCTACGGCATCACCCAGGTCACCGACCACATGCGCCTGGCCGGCCGGGAGGACGGACACGGCGGCGCCGCCTGGGACTACCAGAAGCAGCGCGCCGCGGCCCTGGACTACACCGCGAACATCGCGGCCGGCCTGCAGATCCTGGTCGACAAGTGGAACACGACCCGCGCGGCCGGTCTGATCGCCAACAACGGCGACCCGCTCAAGCCGGAGAACTGGTTCTACGCTCTCTGGGCCTACAACTCCGGCTTCCATGCGGACCTCGGCGACGGATCCCCCTGGGGCGTGGGCTGGGCCAACAACCCCGCCAACCCCGAATGGGACGCCGGACGACTGCCCTTCATGGAGAACGCCATCGGCGGCGAGGACCCCAGTGCCGCGGCCCGCCCGCAGAACTGGCCCTACGAGGAGAAGGTCCTCGGCTTCGCCGCCCACCCGCCGGCCTTCATCGAATCGCCAGGCGTATCGGTGGCGGCCTTCCGCAACGCCTCCTGGAACGGCACCAGCGCCGGCGTCACCGTAGCGGGCAGCGCCCTGTACAACCGGGCGCACGTCAAGCCCGACGAGAACCTGTTCTGCGACAGCTCCAACTCCTGCGACCCGTCGAAGATCAGCGACAGTGCCTCCAACGACACCTCCACCAGCGGCCCGTGCAGTGCGGTGGAGTTCGAATGCTGGTGGCACAAGCCCGTCACCTGGAAGACCGCCTGCAGCCTCACCTGCGGCAACGAACTCGTCCGCTTCGACAACACCTACGCCGAACAGGCCGACGGGACGGCGTACCCGCCCAACTGCACCACCAGCGGCCTCCCTTCCGACGCCCGCATCATCGACGATGTCTCCGATGACACCCCGGTCGTCCGGCCGGGCTGCACCAACTCCTTCACCAACGCCGGAACCCTCTCCTTCGACTTCGGCAACGACGGCACCGAGAGCGTCTATCCGTCCAAGGTCGACCTGCACCAGCTCGGAGCGGGCTTCGGCGGCCACTTCTATTTCGGGCACACCCGCGTGGACGATGCCAAGGGCCGGCGCCTCAAGGTCACCGGCACCTGGTCGTTCAAGAACCGGATCGCGGGTATGACCGAGGTTTTCGTCCACGTCCCGAGCATCGGTGCCCAGACCTCGCAGGCCGCGTACGAGATCGACACCGCCTACGGCACCGAGGTCCGTGAGATCGACCAGAGCGGCAGCACCAACCGCTGGGTGTCGCTGGGTAGTTACCGCTTCCGGGAACCGCCCAGGATCCGGCTGAGCACTATCACCCGGGACGGCACCGGTGACCAGGACATCGCCTTCGACGCGGTGGCCGTGGCGCCGACCGAACCGGATGCCGCGACCCTTCCTGACATCACCCTGCCGGCCGCCGACCCCAGCGCCCCGGACATCGACTACACCGACGGCGGCACGCCCATGGACATCTCGGGGGCATCCCTCCAGGCGTCCGCCAAGTCGACGACGCCGACTCTGAAGCCGAGCCGGAAACCGAAGACCACCTGCGGTGCCGTCGACCCGAAGACCGGAACATCGCTGTGCGTCAAGGTCGGTGGCCCGCTGCCGTCCTCGGCGACGGTGCCGAAGCGCACGGCCCTGGCCGCGACCTCGCTGGTGCCGTGGTGCGACACCAACCCGGGGAAGCACATCAATCGCTTCGAGGGATGCCTCTGGGAGACGATCTCGGTCGTGTTGAAGAAGGACGAGGTCCCAATCGGTACCTCGACCTGGGTCGCCCGTCAGCAGATCAAGATGTATCCGAACGAGGCCGGGTTCAACCAGCAGATCTTCATCGACCCGATCACGATGGACGCGTCCCTCGAATCGCTGACGCTGAACCTGACCGCGCAATGCGTTTCCAGCGCACGCTGCTTCACCGCGAGCCCGAACTGGTCGGGGTCGAACACCTGGCTCGTCGGCGACAAGCACGTCTCCAGCGTGAACTGGCTCAACCAGTGGCGGCAGGGGACGTCCAGTAGCGACGACCTGCTGCTCGGCTGGAACCTGACCTTCGTGTCTCCGGCCGCCCCCAACCCCGCGGTCTACGAGTGGAGCGCACCCGACGCCGAGGTCCAGTGCGACCAGCGGGCGTCGGGCACGGGCTTCAACTCCGGCTGCGTCTTCACCCGTTACACCCCGACTTTCACGGTGAATACGGCCAAGTACCCGACCGCGAGCGCCATGTACTGGCTGCTCATGACGAAGCTCCCCAGCCACCCGGGTCTCAGGAAGGGGAACATCGACGAACCGCTGCACCGGGAAACGGACCAGGTCAAGAGGGACGCCAACCGGGACAAGGTCTGCCCCGACCCGCCCAAGTATGTGCGTGATCCGCAAGTCCCCGGCTCCACGTGCGACGAGTACCCCTTCGCCTCGACGAAGGAGAGCGGCGGAGCCAGCATCGGCACTGGTGACGAGTGCGTGCAGTTGACCGGGCCCCAGAAGGCCGACGGTTCGTGGGAGCTCAAAGCGGATTCCCGCTACCCGATTCCGACCTGGTCGGAGGTGTGCGGCCGCGGCAGCATCAACGACGACCACAACGAAGGCGCCGGCCGTGACCTCGGCACGTTCTACAACGCGCAGAGGGTGCTGGAGAACGGTGCCTTCTACGTCGACACCCCCGGGTTCGGCGGCTGCACGAATGTGGTCTGCGAGATCCACTTCTAG
- a CDS encoding peptidoglycan-binding protein, producing the protein MFTRPGRTVRAARALVEYSERPVFALPGALPMYRDLTFGEQGKDVAQLQAALRSLGHSTRPDTEGVFGAGTERAVTALYGALGYPVPVDAAAAAADDSSATDGAADGDTTAKPAKPAAETAHAMVPSSEAVFVPALPARVVSVPVRVGDAVKGPVITLARGGMTLTGMLDPAQGGLVTPGLKAEVLSEATGAHAAGTVESVGTLVTPGDGKSGDTASSGGATGPYLPLTIRPAKSWSTRFAGQDVRITITAAATSGRVLAVPEAAMSSGADTRTTVTVVDGAGRQRTVQVEAGVSADGMVQVTPLHGGLAAGDDVVVGR; encoded by the coding sequence GTGTTCACCCGGCCCGGGCGTACGGTCCGGGCGGCCCGCGCGCTCGTGGAGTACTCGGAGCGGCCGGTGTTCGCGCTGCCCGGTGCCCTGCCGATGTACCGGGATCTGACCTTCGGCGAACAGGGCAAGGACGTCGCCCAGTTGCAGGCCGCGCTGCGGTCCCTGGGCCACAGCACGCGGCCGGACACCGAGGGCGTCTTCGGCGCCGGTACCGAGCGGGCGGTCACCGCGCTGTACGGGGCGCTGGGATACCCGGTCCCGGTCGACGCGGCGGCTGCGGCGGCTGACGACAGCAGCGCTACGGACGGCGCTGCGGACGGCGATACGACAGCGAAGCCTGCGAAACCCGCCGCCGAGACCGCACACGCCATGGTGCCCTCGTCGGAGGCCGTGTTCGTACCGGCGCTGCCGGCCCGGGTGGTCTCGGTCCCGGTGCGGGTGGGCGATGCCGTCAAGGGCCCGGTGATCACCCTGGCCAGGGGCGGGATGACGCTGACCGGCATGCTGGATCCCGCGCAGGGCGGCCTGGTCACGCCCGGGCTGAAGGCCGAGGTCCTGTCGGAGGCCACCGGCGCCCATGCCGCCGGCACCGTCGAGTCGGTCGGGACGCTGGTCACCCCGGGCGACGGCAAGAGCGGTGACACGGCCTCCTCCGGGGGCGCCACCGGCCCGTATCTGCCGTTGACGATCCGCCCGGCCAAGTCCTGGAGCACCCGTTTCGCCGGGCAGGACGTACGGATCACCATCACCGCGGCCGCCACATCCGGGCGGGTGCTCGCCGTTCCGGAGGCGGCGATGTCCTCCGGCGCCGACACCCGCACCACGGTCACCGTCGTGGACGGGGCGGGCCGGCAGCGTACGGTCCAGGTCGAGGCCGGCGTATCGGCCGACGGCATGGTCCAGGTGACGCCGCTGCACGGTGGGCTGGCGGCGGGCGACGACGTCGTGGTGGGCCGGTGA